In Streptomyces sp. NBC_00683, the DNA window GCCCCGGATTCGAGAACGATGTCGCGCAGTTCCAGCGCCTTGCCCGAGCCGATGTAGGTGGCCGGGTCGGGCTTGTCGCGCCGCTGGAAGACCGCGTCGAGCACCTGGGCGCCCGCCGTCTCGGCCAGTGCCGCAAGCTCGGCGAGTGAGATCTCCGCGTCGTGCACCGTCCCGGAGGTCCAGACACCGACCAGCACGACGCGCTCCAGGCGCAGCTGTCGGTACTCGACCTCGGTGACGTCCTCGAGCTCGGTGGAGAGGCCCACCACGCGACGCAGTGCCGCGCGCTCGGAGCGGTCGAGCTGATCGCCGTCCCGCTCGCCGTCGATTTCGTGGCTCCAGGCGACGTCCTCTTCCATCAGGGCGTCGGCCCGAAGGCTCTCGGTGAGGCTCTCGGAGTTGCTTTCCGTGGCGCTCTGCGCGTCCTGCGCGTCCTGGGGAAGGGAAGAAGAGGAGGTCATTGGATCCTTACGTCGATAGAAGTCCGATACGTCAGTCACAACGCGTGACCCCGCCGGAAGATTCCCACTGGTGGATTCTCCGGCCCGGCCGCGGTGCCGACGCCCTGATAGTGGCATGTCCTCGCCGGACGCGTCACTCGGGTTTCGCTGTGCGTGCCGAACCCTGCGGGGCCGTCGCTTCCCGCGGCTTCGCGCTGCGCCAGTCCGGATGGCCCGGCATCGGAGGGGTCTTCTCCCCGTACAGCCAGCCGTCGAAGAAGGCGGTCAGGTCCCGCCCCGCGACCCTCGACGCCAGCGTCGTGAAGTGCGCGGTGCTCGCCGACTCGTCCCGGTACTTGCGCACCCAGGTCCGCTCCAGCCGGTCGAAGGCCTCCGCACCGATCTCCTGGCGCAGCGCGTACAGGACGAGCGCGCTGCCGTCGTACACCACGGGCCTGAACAGGCTGATCTTGTTCTCCGGGGACGGAGCGTCGGGATGCGCCGGCGGACCGCCGGCGGCTCGCCATGTGTCGGACCGGGTGTAGGCCTCGCGCATCCGCCGCTCCATCGGCTTCTGTGCGTGCTCCTGCGCGTAGAGGGCCTCGTACCAGGTGGCGTGGCCTTCGTTGAGCCACAGGTCGGACCATGCCTGGGGGGAGACACTGTTGCCGAACCACTGGTGGGCCAGCTCGTGCACCATGATCGAGTCGACGTACCACTCGGGGTACCCGGGCGTGGTGAACAGGGACCGCTCGAAGAGCGACAGCGTCTGGGTCTCCAGCTCGAAGCCGGTCTCGGCGTCCGCCACGAGCAGCCCGTACGTCTCGAACGGATAGGGGCCGACCTGTGCCTCCATCCAGGCCAGCTGCCCCGGGGTCTTCCGCAGCCACGGCTCCAGCTTCTCCCGGTCCGCCGCCGGGACGACGTCACGCACGGGCAGCCCGTCCGGGCCGTTCCGCCGCAGGACGGCGGAGCGGCCGATGGAGACCTGCGCCAGCTCCGTGGCCATCGGGTGCTCCGTGCGGTACGTCCAGGTCGTCGCGGTTCCGTGTCGTCGCGTTCCGCCGGGCAGCCCGCCCGCCACGACCGTGAGGTCCTTCGGGGCGGTGACCCGGAAGGTGAAGTACGCCTTGTCCGAGGGATGGTCGTTGCCCGGGAAGACCCGGTGCGCCGCGTCGGCCTGGTTGGCCATGGCGAGGCCGTCGGCCGTACGGACCCAACCGCCGTCGGCCGTGTCCCCGGACGGATCGCTCGTGTGCCGGACGGTGATGTTCACGGGTACGCCGGCCGGGAGCCGGGCGGGGGCCCGGACGATCAGGTCCTCGTCCTTGAGTGCGAACTCGGACCGCAGCCCGTTGACCTCGACGGCGCGGACGTCACCGCGGGCGAAGTCGAGATTGATCTGTTCCAGTGGCGCGGTGGTCCGCGCCCCGATCCTGGTGACGGCATCGAGCGGCTTGGTGTTGCTGCCGTGGTAGGTCAGCGAGATGTCGTACGAGAGGACGTCGTACCCGGGGTTTCCGAGCTGAGGGAACAGGCGGTCGCCGATGCCGAGCGGTACTGGCGTGGGCACGGTCGCGGCGACAAGGGTGGCCGACGCGGTGACCAGCAGAGCGGCCCGCAGTCGACGGGAGATGAGCGGCATGGACTACGGCTACCAGCGGGAACGCCCCACGCGGGGGTGCCGCGCGCCGCGCCACCCGAACGGGGTCGTAGAGGGATCCTCACGGCTGGATACCCGGACGTCCGGCGTGGTCCGATGAAAGGACCGGCGCCGGCGGGACGTGGCGTGACGGGACAGAAGGGCCGTGGCGGTCAGCGGGTCAGGCGGTCGCCGCGGGCTGCTGGGCCCGGCTCACGTCGTACACACCCGGTACGTCGCGCATCGCCCGCATCAGGCCGGGCAGCCCTGCCGCGTCCGGGAGTTGCAGCGTGTAGGTGTGCCGGACGCGCTGTTCGCTGGGCGGCTCGACGGTCGCT includes these proteins:
- a CDS encoding M1 family metallopeptidase, whose product is MPLISRRLRAALLVTASATLVAATVPTPVPLGIGDRLFPQLGNPGYDVLSYDISLTYHGSNTKPLDAVTRIGARTTAPLEQINLDFARGDVRAVEVNGLRSEFALKDEDLIVRAPARLPAGVPVNITVRHTSDPSGDTADGGWVRTADGLAMANQADAAHRVFPGNDHPSDKAYFTFRVTAPKDLTVVAGGLPGGTRRHGTATTWTYRTEHPMATELAQVSIGRSAVLRRNGPDGLPVRDVVPAADREKLEPWLRKTPGQLAWMEAQVGPYPFETYGLLVADAETGFELETQTLSLFERSLFTTPGYPEWYVDSIMVHELAHQWFGNSVSPQAWSDLWLNEGHATWYEALYAQEHAQKPMERRMREAYTRSDTWRAAGGPPAHPDAPSPENKISLFRPVVYDGSALVLYALRQEIGAEAFDRLERTWVRKYRDESASTAHFTTLASRVAGRDLTAFFDGWLYGEKTPPMPGHPDWRSAKPREATAPQGSARTAKPE